The Pontibacter sp. SGAir0037 DNA segment CTGGTTCCAATCTGGTTATGCGAGTATATACGAAGTGCGTTTTTACCTTTTGCCAATGAGGAGCTGGAGAATGAAGAAAAGCTGGATTTCGATAGCATTTACATCAGCCGGAGTGATTCGGCTATACGCAGAGTTTTAAACGAGCAGGAACTACTACAGGAGCTGGAGCCTTATGGTTTTCAATGCCTGGTGTCCAGTAAATTCTCTATCAAAGAAAAGGTAAAACTCTTCTCCAAAGCCAAAGCTGTAATTTCTCCAACCGGAGCCGGGCTCATTAGCATGCTGTTTTGCCAGCCGGGCACCAAGCTGATCGAAATTTTTCATGAAGGATTTGTAGTCGAGCCTTTTTTTGACATTGCTACCAAAATAGATCTCGACTATGAGTATATTATATGCAGAGGCAATAACAAGGTAAAAAATGCTTCGCAGGGCCAGCATGAGCACCTGCACGTAGACATCGAAAAGGTAACGGATCTGCTTCAGATGTTAAATGGCAAAAGAACTGAAGTGGAGGCATCTACTAAAGCTAATACGCTGTCTTCCTCCATGTAATCGGAGAAGCAATTTTCAAGTGCTTAAAGGTTCCCCTACAGCTGTCTGCGACTGCACACGTGTTTTCCTGTTTCTGATCACATCTTCGTAAATACGCAGTAACAGCTGGTAGTTTACTTCAGCTGTGTAGTTATCTTCGTAACTGTTCCGGGCATTCTTGCTAAACTGGTTCCATAAAGTATTATCCTGCTCTAACAGCTTAACTTTGGCAACCAATTCTTCTGCCTTTCCCGGGCTATAATGGAAGCCATTCACACCATCCTGCACCAGTTGCTCCCCTCCGCCTATTTTAGAAGCTATAACAGGCGTGCCGGTAGAAAAAGCTTCTATCACAGACATTCCAAACATTTCAGGCCACTCCGAAGGAAAGATCAGAGCCGTAGAAAGCTTTAATTCCTGCACTACCCTATCCCGCTTCTGATACCCCAGATACTCAATATTGGCAAACCTCCCGGCATATTCTTCTACCATATACTTTAAGGATCCGTCGCCGATAATCTTCAGTTTAAATGGATAATCAGCAGCTGCTCTCAACAGTGTTTCTACGCCCTTTTCCGGTGATAAACGGCCAACATACAGAAAGTAAGGCGCTCTGCTACCTGCACCTAAGCCTAAATCAGCAGTAAAATTAGGCTTTACAACCAACTGCTGCGGGCTTAGCTTCAGCGATGAGTTCAGGAACAGCTCAGACGCCCCTGGTGTGAGCGCAATAAAACGATCTACCCTCTCCCGCCAGGTGCCCAGCAGTTTATGCACCCCTGTGGCAAGCACAACAGAAGCTGTTTCTGTAAAAGAATTCCGGTAGGCTTTATCCCGTATCGCTTTCCAGGGGAAAACCTTATGAATATTCTCCATATGCACCTGCCCGTTGTAGTGCAGATAGGAGCTTGGGCAAATCAGCCGGAAGTTGTGCAAAGTCATTACAACCGGCACCTGATGCTTTTGGACAACATAAAAAACCGCCGGAGAAATAAGCGGAAAAAAATTATGCACATGCACTACATCCGGCTTATAAGTCAGCAGCTTCTCTTCCACCAGCTTGGCACTTTTGGTATTGTACACCACTCCCAGGGCTGCTCCCAGTTTCTCCGATATCGTATTCACATCGTTGTTGCTGAGCGTGAGCATTTCGACCTGGTGCCCGTGCTCTTCCATTAAAGCTGCTTCGGCATAGAAAACGGTATCTTCTCCTGCTGATATTTTGTAGTGGTTATGAACTAAAAGAATGCGCATTATATAAGGGTATGAATGTACTAATGTGTATGTGCCTGTATGGCTTTTTTAAGGTCTTCGGGTGTGCCTACATCCAGGCAGCTGTATCCGTGAAAGCATACGGATTGCACCCGCAACCCGTTGTCGATAGCAGCCTGAATAACTTCTCCTACACTTACTTCAAAAGAAGCTTCGGTGTTTCTTTGCCTGGCCAGTAACTCGTACAGGTACTGGTGCATAAAATCGGTAAACAGCTCTCCCCAGCAGGCAAAGGCCCAAGCATGGCTTAGATCCGACTTTTCAGGCTTTGGCAGGATGGTAGTCACCTCACCTGTCTCTGTCAGGGCTACCATATCCCACTTATGCGGATGCTCTACCTGGTGTACACCCAGCACGACATCTGCATTTGTTTGATGTTGATGCGCCAGTAGTTGCGTAAAAGCGTCCTGGGGTTCTATCAGAATATCGGGAAAGCCAAAGACTACTGTTTTGCCGCGCACGAAATTATAAGCCTGATCAAGAGAGAAGGGTGCACCATAAGGTTGTTGCATAATCAGGTAAGCCAGGTTCAGGTTCAGCCGGCTTCCGTCGCCAAAGTAATTAGGTATGTCCCATTTGCCTTTACGTATGATAAAATAAATATTCTCAGCTCCGGCCGCACGCATTTGTTCCAGCAGGTAAGCAGAAACCACTTTGGGGTATTCCTTTGTACTATCTTCCCGGCTTCTTTCAAAACCAATCGGGTAAAGCTCCTTGCTGAATGGCAACGGAGACAGCCGTGTACCCATACCGGCTGCCGGAACCAAACCTATTACATCTTTACGCATACTGAACTAAACATCTTAAACAGGTATCATAAGAAATGCCAGGCTCCTGCAACGGACGCCTGGCATTTATCATATATGGTTAGAAAAATTTAAGCTACAGACGTTTCCGCTTTATTTTGAAGCTGAGACAGCAAATGGTCACGGTTAGCTTCTGTTGAAGCAAAGTAAGCAGCCTGCTCTTTTCTGAGTTTATCTACTAATCTGCCTTCAGGCAAAATAACATCATCGTACGTCAGCACTTTGTCTTTCGGAATATCGTGCTTCAGCACACAACCTTCTGCCACACCGATTGGCAACAGGTTTTCCAGTTGCGTCGTATCTGCGTTTTCGCACAAGCCATAGGTCATATAATGTCCTAAACCATCCACTACCTGGCCAGCTTTCAGGTCTATTTTAGCAGCTGCCACTACCTCTACTACAGGACCAGCAATTGGTGTTAAGGCTGCATCGTTAAACAGCACAGCACGCGCAACAGTAGACGGCACTTCGAAATGGCACAGGTGGTATGGTGTATAGAACAGGTACAGCGGTCCTTCGCCCAGCTTGTACAGGTTCAGGTAATGCTGCTGTGTCGGATGATCGTGCGTACCCAGCACAAACACACCTGGTCCGGGCTCAGCACCCACCACATAGTCTACAATGCCAGGTCCTTCCAACACATCTTCCAGCGGATAAAGCGTTTGCACCACCTCTTTTAATGGTGTTCCGGTTGGTACTGTAGGCCCGTGCATCCCGCGCTTAGCCACACGCATTCCCGTACCGTTAGCTACTATCGCCTGCTCGTACGATATTTTAGTACCATCCGCAAAAGATGTTACCATGGCAGGGTTTTGCCCCCACTTCTCTGCAAAGCCTTTTTGCGTAGTTGGGTTGCGGTATGGGTCGTGCAAGCCTTTAATGTTGCCACAAACTACTGGCTTTACGCCTAATGATTTCACAAAACGGTACAGGTTCATCTGAACGCCAGGCTGATCGCCATCGGCATTGGTGAATACTACGCCTGCCTTGTCGGCGTAAACTTTTAAGATTGGCCCAACTGTACCGTCAACTTCAGCATTCATCATAATGATGTGCTTGCCATTCTGGATGGCACGCAGAGCCACATTCGTACCGAATTCAATGGCACCGGTTACTTCTATAATGGCATCGATACCTCCTGCTTCGCAAAGCAGCATGGCATCGTCCGTAATGCTGTATTTCCCCTGGCGGATGTTTTCTTCCAGTTTAGAAACAGAAGACACCTCTTCTACCTCCAGTACTCCTGCCTCTGTATAGGCACGCTTTGCTTTTGTTGTATCTCGGTTCGAGATAGCTACCAGTTCCATTCCCTGCACATACTGGCAGATCTGAAGGGCAATACCACGTCCCATAAAACCTGCTCCCACCAGGGCTACTCTCACCGGATTTTGTTCTGCATGGCGTTTAGCCAGGGCAGTATCTACTATAATCATGATCTCTTATTAAGGTTTTTTGCTTTTGATACGTAAAAACAGCTACTGGTTATACCAGTAGCTGTCCGTTGTTCGATTTCACAAATTCATTCACAAAGTCTGGGTGCGCTTTGTCTTTTTCAGAAATGATCTGTGGTTCAATAGGCCATTCGATGTTGAAAGCAGGATCGTTGTAACGGATTCCTCTTTCAGCTCCAGGAGTGTAGAATTGTGTTACCTGGTATGTAACATCTGTATTGTCTTCCAGCGTGATAAAGCCATGGCCGAACTGCTCCGGCACAAACAGCATGCGGTAGCTATCAGCCGTAAGCTCTACTCCTATCCACTGCTTGTAGGTTGGTGAATCGGGGCGAAGGTCTATAATAACATCGTAAATAGCACCACGGGTACAACGAACCAGTTTTGTTTCTTCGTAAGGAGATAACTGGTAGTGCATTCCACGCAACGTGCCTTTCTTCTTATTGTAGGACACGTTCGCCTGCACTACGTTAGCTGTAAGGCCATGCTCTTCAAACTCGCGCTGGCACCAGGAACGGCCAAAGAAGCCACGCTCATCCTCAAGCCTCTTTACATCAATAATAAACGCGCCTTTTAATTTTGTTTCTGTAAATATCATCTTGTTGTATGAACTTAGGCTGTTTCTAATTCTGCTTTTGTTTCAGTTCTTGGCAACTTAGATTTCGTATGCTCCCACTGTAGCTGCTCATCTATCAAACCTTTCTCCTGCAGGCTGTTCAGCACCATCAGGCGCATCAGCAAGGAGTTTCTGAAATCTCCGTCTTTAAACTCCATGTTACTCAGTCCGTCGCGCAATTCCTCAATAGCCTCTTTGAGCGATACCTGGGGCTGATGTTCCGGAGCCAACGATTTAAATAAGTCGAAGTTTACTTTGTAAGAGCGCTTATCA contains these protein-coding regions:
- the rfbC gene encoding dTDP-4-dehydrorhamnose 3,5-epimerase: MIFTETKLKGAFIIDVKRLEDERGFFGRSWCQREFEEHGLTANVVQANVSYNKKKGTLRGMHYQLSPYEETKLVRCTRGAIYDVIIDLRPDSPTYKQWIGVELTADSYRMLFVPEQFGHGFITLEDNTDVTYQVTQFYTPGAERGIRYNDPAFNIEWPIEPQIISEKDKAHPDFVNEFVKSNNGQLLV
- a CDS encoding sugar phosphate nucleotidyltransferase, with product MRKDVIGLVPAAGMGTRLSPLPFSKELYPIGFERSREDSTKEYPKVVSAYLLEQMRAAGAENIYFIIRKGKWDIPNYFGDGSRLNLNLAYLIMQQPYGAPFSLDQAYNFVRGKTVVFGFPDILIEPQDAFTQLLAHQHQTNADVVLGVHQVEHPHKWDMVALTETGEVTTILPKPEKSDLSHAWAFACWGELFTDFMHQYLYELLARQRNTEASFEVSVGEVIQAAIDNGLRVQSVCFHGYSCLDVGTPEDLKKAIQAHTH
- a CDS encoding glycosyltransferase family 4 protein; translation: MRILLVHNHYKISAGEDTVFYAEAALMEEHGHQVEMLTLSNNDVNTISEKLGAALGVVYNTKSAKLVEEKLLTYKPDVVHVHNFFPLISPAVFYVVQKHQVPVVMTLHNFRLICPSSYLHYNGQVHMENIHKVFPWKAIRDKAYRNSFTETASVVLATGVHKLLGTWRERVDRFIALTPGASELFLNSSLKLSPQQLVVKPNFTADLGLGAGSRAPYFLYVGRLSPEKGVETLLRAAADYPFKLKIIGDGSLKYMVEEYAGRFANIEYLGYQKRDRVVQELKLSTALIFPSEWPEMFGMSVIEAFSTGTPVIASKIGGGEQLVQDGVNGFHYSPGKAEELVAKVKLLEQDNTLWNQFSKNARNSYEDNYTAEVNYQLLLRIYEDVIRNRKTRVQSQTAVGEPLST
- a CDS encoding NAD(P)H-dependent oxidoreductase, yielding MIIVDTALAKRHAEQNPVRVALVGAGFMGRGIALQICQYVQGMELVAISNRDTTKAKRAYTEAGVLEVEEVSSVSKLEENIRQGKYSITDDAMLLCEAGGIDAIIEVTGAIEFGTNVALRAIQNGKHIIMMNAEVDGTVGPILKVYADKAGVVFTNADGDQPGVQMNLYRFVKSLGVKPVVCGNIKGLHDPYRNPTTQKGFAEKWGQNPAMVTSFADGTKISYEQAIVANGTGMRVAKRGMHGPTVPTGTPLKEVVQTLYPLEDVLEGPGIVDYVVGAEPGPGVFVLGTHDHPTQQHYLNLYKLGEGPLYLFYTPYHLCHFEVPSTVARAVLFNDAALTPIAGPVVEVVAAAKIDLKAGQVVDGLGHYMTYGLCENADTTQLENLLPIGVAEGCVLKHDIPKDKVLTYDDVILPEGRLVDKLRKEQAAYFASTEANRDHLLSQLQNKAETSVA